The following coding sequences are from one Lysinibacillus sp. FSL W8-0992 window:
- a CDS encoding methyl-accepting chemotaxis protein → MIEQLKLMDLKNKNKLMLFTYLASTILGLVGSISLKPDFWIIVFYSAQIIFYPLIYIVSNRYKKEIVFPYLIVIIMNIFNICLVMIYGGDLSTALSIFFFAVFSAVQFNNKIFSIGYSLGLVTLILVYLFPSPSFEYYSGNISSFVIIYLFTGFLLTILIRMNQNQFKKLQEYSEIAEADAKTKEEHKIHLEHEIGVIAESISKINDKVQLNLRSQEEIQIAMNEVSTGSMIQSEQISKIADSAQNNLTAIHSMNEITVRLIDDSVQSSNLADEGQNKIHHLTTEMNSLQNVISNLSDNFKTLTGKIEETNQFANDIQQITEQTNLLALNASIEAARAGDAGKGFSVVAQEIRNLADLTNNITVKITENLTDVNTTNKLAQINMNKSSDTLHQSVESTKLVNTNFIQLSEILHSLKTKFNEFEHLSNEVAVNSQNVDTSTNDFAAIIEEATATLQQMNASIENITADNHSIAKYINDTAKSTENIKNTY, encoded by the coding sequence ATGATTGAGCAATTAAAGTTAATGGACTTGAAAAATAAAAATAAACTAATGCTTTTCACTTATTTAGCTTCTACGATTCTAGGGTTAGTAGGCTCAATATCTTTAAAACCTGATTTTTGGATTATTGTTTTTTATAGCGCGCAAATCATTTTTTACCCATTGATATACATAGTTAGTAACCGTTATAAGAAAGAAATTGTTTTCCCATATTTAATAGTTATCATTATGAATATCTTTAACATATGTTTAGTAATGATTTATGGTGGGGACCTATCCACTGCTCTTTCTATATTTTTCTTTGCAGTATTTTCTGCTGTTCAATTTAATAACAAAATCTTTAGTATTGGATATAGTTTAGGGTTAGTAACACTTATTTTAGTTTATCTTTTCCCTTCTCCTTCCTTTGAGTATTATTCTGGAAATATAAGCTCATTTGTTATCATTTATCTCTTCACTGGTTTCCTGTTAACAATATTAATTCGTATGAATCAAAACCAATTTAAAAAACTACAAGAGTACAGTGAAATTGCTGAAGCAGATGCTAAAACAAAAGAAGAGCATAAAATTCATTTGGAACATGAAATTGGCGTTATTGCTGAAAGTATTAGTAAAATTAACGATAAAGTTCAGTTAAATTTAAGATCGCAAGAAGAAATTCAAATAGCTATGAATGAAGTTTCAACAGGTAGTATGATACAAAGTGAACAAATTTCTAAAATAGCAGACAGTGCACAAAATAACTTAACGGCAATCCATTCAATGAATGAAATAACAGTCCGTTTAATAGATGACTCTGTTCAATCAAGCAACCTAGCAGATGAAGGCCAAAATAAAATCCATCATCTTACAACTGAAATGAATAGTCTTCAAAATGTTATTTCGAACTTAAGTGATAACTTCAAAACTTTAACTGGGAAAATAGAAGAAACAAATCAGTTTGCCAATGATATTCAACAAATAACTGAACAAACAAATTTATTAGCCTTGAATGCTTCTATCGAGGCAGCTCGTGCTGGGGATGCTGGAAAAGGATTCTCTGTTGTAGCCCAAGAAATAAGAAATTTAGCAGATTTAACGAATAATATTACTGTCAAAATCACAGAGAATTTAACTGATGTCAATACAACGAATAAATTAGCACAAATAAACATGAACAAGAGTAGTGATACATTACATCAAAGTGTAGAGTCTACAAAGCTAGTAAACACAAACTTTATTCAATTAAGCGAAATTTTACATTCATTAAAAACTAAATTTAATGAATTTGAGCATTTATCAAATGAGGTAGCTGTTAACAGTCAAAATGTTGATACGTCGACAAATGATTTTGCTGCGATTATCGAGGAAGCAACTGCAACATTACAACAAATGAATGCATCGATTGAAAACATCACAGCTGACAACCATAGCATTGCAAAATACATCAATGATACAGCTAAGAGCACCGAAAATATAAAAAATACTTATTAA
- a CDS encoding L-cystine transporter yields the protein MSTLQVILNVALLLVCVGILVIMNKKHVKFSNRVFAGLGLGIALGLGLQLFYGIDSEVLAETTPWYNIIGTGYVKLLQMVAMPLVFISILIAFTKMTIGKNFGKMAALILAILIGTTAVSAAVGILSATIFDLDATQIMQGDAETERGAYLEEKTTGMAAPDLPTQIIELFPANPFLDLTGARSTSTIAVVIFAAFLGFAYLRVARKDGDMAATIKKGIDAIHALIMGVVTIVLRLTPYGILAIMARTVATSDFGAIYNLGKFVIASYVALIIMFLVHLLILSLSGLNPFTYLKKSLETLLFAFTSRSSAGTLPMNIKTQTGRLGVPEGIANFAGSFGLSIGQNGCAGVYPAMLAIMIAPTVGINPLDPVFIITVIAVVAISSFGVAGVGGGATFAAILVLSALHLPVALAGILISVEPLIDMGRTALNVSGSMTAGVTTARVTKELDTEVYNNKAVSAQVADL from the coding sequence TTGTCAACTTTACAAGTTATTCTTAACGTAGCGCTGTTACTTGTGTGCGTTGGGATTTTAGTTATTATGAACAAAAAACACGTGAAATTTTCAAATCGTGTTTTTGCTGGTCTAGGTTTAGGTATTGCACTTGGTCTAGGACTTCAATTATTTTATGGTATTGATTCGGAAGTTTTAGCCGAAACAACGCCATGGTACAACATCATTGGTACTGGTTATGTAAAACTACTACAAATGGTGGCAATGCCATTAGTGTTTATTTCTATTTTGATTGCCTTTACGAAAATGACAATTGGCAAAAATTTTGGGAAAATGGCTGCATTAATTTTAGCAATTTTAATCGGTACTACAGCTGTATCTGCAGCAGTCGGGATTCTTTCAGCAACAATATTTGATTTAGATGCTACTCAAATTATGCAAGGTGATGCTGAAACAGAGCGCGGAGCATACCTAGAAGAAAAAACAACGGGAATGGCTGCACCAGATTTACCAACACAAATTATTGAATTATTCCCAGCGAATCCATTCCTTGATTTAACGGGTGCTCGTTCTACATCTACAATTGCAGTTGTAATATTCGCAGCATTTTTAGGTTTTGCCTATTTACGTGTTGCTCGAAAAGATGGAGACATGGCAGCTACCATTAAAAAAGGTATAGATGCTATACACGCGTTAATAATGGGTGTTGTAACAATTGTTTTACGTTTAACACCTTATGGTATTTTAGCAATTATGGCACGTACAGTGGCAACATCTGATTTTGGGGCAATTTACAACTTAGGTAAATTTGTTATTGCTTCTTATGTTGCATTAATTATTATGTTCCTTGTTCATTTACTAATTCTTTCATTAAGTGGTTTAAATCCATTTACGTATTTAAAAAAATCGCTTGAAACATTATTATTTGCCTTCACTTCACGTTCAAGTGCGGGAACTTTACCGATGAATATTAAAACGCAAACAGGTAGACTTGGTGTACCAGAAGGTATTGCGAACTTCGCAGGCTCATTCGGTTTATCAATTGGTCAAAATGGCTGTGCGGGTGTCTATCCAGCAATGTTAGCAATAATGATTGCACCAACTGTTGGCATTAATCCATTAGATCCTGTTTTCATCATAACTGTTATTGCAGTAGTAGCGATTAGCTCGTTCGGTGTAGCAGGTGTTGGTGGTGGTGCGACATTTGCAGCGATTCTTGTGCTATCAGCGCTTCACTTACCGGTTGCACTTGCAGGTATTTTAATTTCAGTTGAGCCATTAATCGATATGGGTCGTACTGCACTAAATGTAAGTGGTTCAATGACGGCAGGTGTTACAACTGCTCGAGTAACGAAAGAATTAGATACAGAAGTGTATAATAATAAAGCAGTTAGTGCACAAGTTGCAGATTTATAG